A genomic stretch from Serratia entomophila includes:
- a CDS encoding PTS sugar transporter subunit IIA gives MLKDWLTADHIQLRERVEDWRQAVTLSAQPLLQRNIITPDYLTAIFRQHAALGPYFVLAPGIAMPHARPEEGANALGLSLLKIHQGVPFHSEDNDPVQLVVMLSAPDSSSHIELISQLAELFSDNQAMGALFQAQDKQQIEDIIARY, from the coding sequence GTGCTGAAAGACTGGCTGACCGCCGACCATATTCAATTACGCGAACGGGTGGAAGACTGGCGGCAGGCGGTAACGCTGAGCGCCCAGCCGCTGCTGCAACGCAATATCATCACGCCGGATTATCTGACGGCGATTTTTCGGCAGCATGCGGCGCTGGGGCCGTATTTCGTGCTGGCGCCGGGCATCGCCATGCCGCACGCCCGGCCGGAAGAGGGCGCTAACGCGCTGGGGCTGTCGTTGCTGAAAATCCATCAGGGCGTACCTTTCCATTCCGAGGATAACGATCCGGTGCAGCTGGTGGTGATGCTCTCCGCGCCCGACAGCAGCAGCCATATTGAACTGATCTCCCAACTGGCGGAGTTGTTTTCGGATAATCAGGCGATGGGCGCCTTATTTCAGGCGCAAGATAAACAACAGATCGAGGATATTATTGCCCGCTATTAA
- a CDS encoding LacI family DNA-binding transcriptional regulator gives MSIGKKRRSTGRVTLADVAQLAGVGTMTVSRALRTPEQVSDKLREKIEAAVSELGYLPNLAASSLASASSYTIAMVVPSLSESGCADMFAGLQRVLQPAGYQIMLAESQHHLEREEKLLETLLSYNLAAAVLLSVEHSQNTRNALIAANIPVVEIGAMRADPIDMNIGIDYVAAMYQLTQTVIASGYQNLGLLCANQEQWIFQQHLQGWHKALLRNHMSPHRVINAAQPASFSTGAQQLPEFLLAWPELDALVCASDELACGALYECQRRRIKVPDQLAVVGFGNGEFSKVCQPPLTTMTIPHHEIGIQAGKALLARLNDEPWRQEGSLPSTLCRRDSC, from the coding sequence ATGTCGATCGGCAAAAAACGACGCAGCACAGGAAGAGTGACGCTGGCCGACGTGGCGCAGCTGGCGGGCGTCGGTACCATGACCGTCTCGCGAGCATTACGCACGCCGGAGCAGGTATCAGACAAGCTGAGGGAAAAGATCGAAGCGGCAGTCAGCGAACTGGGCTATCTGCCCAACCTCGCCGCCAGTTCGCTGGCGTCGGCCTCGTCCTATACCATCGCCATGGTGGTGCCCAGCCTGTCCGAGTCCGGCTGCGCCGACATGTTCGCCGGGCTGCAGCGGGTGCTGCAACCGGCGGGCTACCAGATCATGCTGGCCGAGTCGCAGCACCATCTGGAGCGCGAGGAAAAGCTGCTGGAAACCCTGCTCTCCTACAATCTGGCGGCGGCGGTGCTGCTCAGCGTAGAGCACTCGCAGAACACCCGCAATGCGCTGATTGCCGCCAACATCCCGGTGGTGGAGATTGGCGCGATGCGCGCCGATCCGATCGACATGAATATCGGCATCGATTACGTGGCGGCCATGTATCAGCTGACGCAAACGGTGATCGCCAGCGGCTATCAAAACCTCGGCCTGCTGTGCGCCAATCAGGAGCAATGGATTTTCCAGCAGCACCTGCAGGGCTGGCACAAGGCGCTGCTGCGCAACCATATGTCGCCGCATCGGGTGATCAACGCCGCGCAGCCCGCCAGCTTCAGCACCGGCGCGCAACAGCTGCCGGAGTTTCTGCTGGCCTGGCCGGAGCTGGATGCGCTGGTGTGCGCCTCGGACGAGCTGGCCTGCGGCGCGCTGTATGAATGCCAGCGGCGGCGCATCAAAGTGCCGGACCAGCTGGCGGTGGTGGGCTTCGGCAACGGCGAGTTCAGCAAGGTGTGCCAGCCGCCGCTGACCACCATGACCATCCCGCATCACGAGATCGGCATTCAGGCCGGCAAGGCATTGCTGGCGCGGCTGAACGACGAGCCCTGGCGCCAGGAAGGTTCCCTGCCCTCCACCCTGTGCCGCCGCGACAGCTGCTGA
- the yfcD gene encoding NUDIX hydrolase YfcD: MAEQGQAADTEWVDIVDEHNEVVAQSSRQQMRAQRLRHRATYIVVHDGMGKILVQRRTDIKDFYPGWLDATAGGVVQSGENVLDSARREAEEELGIAGVPFAEHGLFYFEEEQCRVWGALFSCVSHGPFALQEEEVVEVSWLTPEEITARCDEFTPDSLKALSLWLTRNNEQAYGKPLRDTDENA; encoded by the coding sequence ATGGCGGAACAGGGTCAGGCTGCAGATACCGAGTGGGTTGATATCGTCGACGAGCACAACGAGGTGGTTGCTCAATCCAGTCGTCAACAGATGCGGGCTCAACGGCTGCGTCATCGTGCTACCTATATTGTGGTGCATGATGGAATGGGAAAAATTCTGGTGCAGCGTCGCACCGACATCAAGGATTTCTATCCGGGCTGGCTGGACGCCACCGCGGGTGGCGTGGTGCAGAGCGGTGAAAACGTGCTGGATTCGGCGCGCCGCGAAGCGGAAGAAGAGTTGGGGATCGCCGGCGTGCCGTTCGCCGAGCACGGGCTGTTCTACTTCGAAGAAGAACAGTGCCGGGTCTGGGGCGCACTGTTCAGCTGCGTATCGCACGGTCCTTTTGCGCTGCAGGAAGAGGAAGTGGTTGAAGTAAGCTGGCTGACGCCGGAAGAGATCACCGCCCGCTGCGACGAGTTCACGCCAGATTCGCTGAAGGCGCTGTCGCTGTGGCTGACGCGCAATAACGAACAGGCCTATGGCAAACCGCTGCGCGATACCGATGAAAACGCCTGA
- the yfcE gene encoding phosphodiesterase has protein sequence MKLMFVSDIHGSLPAAERVLERFEQSAADWLILLGDLLNHGPRNALPVGYRPAQVAEQLNRYSDKIIAVRGNCDSEVDQMLLNFPITAPWQQVLLQKRRLFLTHGHLYHPSALPPLSSGDVLVYGHTHLPQAERRGNIYCFNPGSVSIPKGGFPASYGILDLGILSVVTLDGGKAVAEVALTH, from the coding sequence ATGAAACTGATGTTCGTCTCCGACATTCATGGGTCGCTGCCCGCCGCCGAACGGGTGCTGGAGCGTTTTGAACAAAGCGCCGCCGATTGGCTGATTCTTCTGGGTGATTTGCTGAATCACGGCCCGCGCAACGCGCTGCCTGTGGGCTATCGGCCGGCTCAGGTTGCCGAACAGTTGAATCGCTATAGCGACAAGATCATCGCCGTTCGCGGCAATTGCGACAGCGAAGTTGATCAAATGTTACTGAACTTCCCGATCACGGCCCCTTGGCAACAGGTGCTGTTGCAAAAAAGACGATTGTTTTTAACCCACGGTCACCTTTATCATCCCTCGGCACTGCCGCCGTTGTCTTCCGGCGATGTTTTGGTCTATGGCCATACGCATCTGCCGCAGGCGGAGCGGCGGGGGAATATTTACTGCTTTAATCCGGGGTCGGTCAGCATTCCCAAAGGGGGCTTTCCGGCCAGTTATGGCATACTGGATCTGGGCATTTTGAGTGTGGTCACGCTCGATGGCGGCAAGGCTGTTGCAGAGGTGGCGTTAACGCACTAA